Proteins from a genomic interval of Microbacterium phyllosphaerae:
- a CDS encoding carbohydrate ABC transporter permease codes for MTALPTERSRAKRGGLQKAGRPGFVWSLPAIAAFGVFALLPLAFAVYLSFTQYNGIRLIAPQWVGLDNWARVLTDQALHRSLVVTVILVVLAVVTQVPVSMLIGVWAAGPQRGRAIVAALYFIPLLMSTAAVAVLWASLVDPNFGIPALLEPLLGKDNPFSNILGEPTTAIGLIAFIYLWGATPLHTLIYQGGARAIPETLYQAAAIDGAGTVRQFFSITIPQLRNTIVTSTILMVVGTFTTFDLILILTRGGPSGATSNLPFFMYDRGISALDFGYGCVIAVILIVLAALVSIGMVRATGYDKMQGTQEGL; via the coding sequence ATGACCGCTCTCCCCACGGAGAGGTCTCGGGCGAAGCGAGGCGGCCTGCAGAAAGCAGGCCGCCCCGGCTTCGTCTGGTCCCTTCCCGCGATCGCCGCCTTCGGCGTGTTCGCTCTGCTTCCCCTCGCTTTCGCGGTGTACCTGTCGTTCACGCAATACAACGGCATCCGCCTGATCGCCCCGCAGTGGGTCGGGCTCGACAACTGGGCCCGCGTGCTGACCGACCAGGCGCTGCATCGCAGCCTCGTCGTCACGGTGATTCTCGTGGTCCTCGCGGTCGTCACGCAGGTGCCGGTGAGCATGCTGATCGGCGTGTGGGCCGCCGGCCCGCAGCGGGGGCGAGCGATCGTCGCAGCGCTCTACTTCATCCCCCTGCTCATGAGCACCGCAGCCGTCGCCGTTCTCTGGGCATCGCTCGTCGACCCGAACTTCGGCATCCCCGCGCTGCTCGAGCCGCTGCTGGGCAAGGACAACCCCTTCAGCAACATCCTGGGCGAACCGACCACGGCCATCGGCCTCATCGCGTTCATCTACCTCTGGGGAGCCACCCCCCTGCACACCCTGATCTATCAGGGCGGGGCGCGGGCGATTCCGGAGACGCTGTATCAGGCGGCGGCGATCGACGGAGCCGGCACCGTCCGGCAGTTCTTCTCGATCACGATCCCGCAGCTGCGCAACACCATCGTCACCTCCACGATCCTCATGGTCGTCGGAACCTTCACGACGTTCGATCTGATCCTGATCCTCACCCGCGGCGGCCCCAGCGGGGCCACCTCGAACCTGCCGTTCTTCATGTACGACCGCGGGATCTCGGCGCTGGACTTCGGATACGGATGCGTGATCGCCGTGATCCTCATCGTGCTCGCCGCCCTCGTCTCGATCGGCATGGTGCGCGCCACCGGGTACGACAAGATGCAGGGCACCCAGGAAGGTCTGTGA
- a CDS encoding ABC transporter substrate-binding protein: protein MAIAGVILAGCASGAPAEGGNTSRPEGEIHVLVLGDAAASAEQAAADRFNKTSDVKVVIDTGSTSGAEYSTAVRNSIGTASAPDIFMSWGAANISPLVDAGALMSLNDFIDEDPKLESSFLPSVFSEEVIDGESYGIPMRGVAPTFLYYNKQVLADAGLEPATTWDELLDQVGPLTDAGVTPIGLAGSDKWPTQMWYQYVFDRVAGPEAVREGLLGDGDVWDSDESREALDDIKEIVDSGAFGNSFDSVTYGTDGSAALLRTGKSAYELMGTWHYATIAGGDEEFVKNDLGWTAFPSIGSDNATDIAGNLSNFYNVAADTRYPDTVRDFLAELYSDDFLKDQLALGNLPPTTNAADLVAADTSLDETNREFLTFVAGLVADAPAFQLSWDQFVPAASQTPLQNAMADYFNGTIDADGWVAAVQSATAAQ, encoded by the coding sequence GTGGCGATTGCCGGCGTGATTCTCGCCGGCTGCGCAAGCGGAGCCCCTGCGGAAGGCGGCAACACGAGCAGGCCAGAGGGCGAGATCCACGTCCTGGTCCTCGGCGACGCGGCGGCTTCGGCCGAACAGGCGGCCGCCGACCGGTTCAACAAGACATCCGACGTCAAGGTCGTGATCGACACGGGCTCGACGTCGGGCGCCGAGTACTCCACGGCGGTGCGCAACTCCATCGGCACCGCGTCGGCCCCTGACATCTTCATGAGCTGGGGAGCGGCCAACATCTCGCCCCTGGTCGACGCCGGCGCGCTGATGTCGCTCAACGACTTCATCGACGAGGATCCGAAGCTCGAGTCGTCGTTCCTGCCGTCCGTGTTCAGCGAAGAGGTCATCGACGGGGAGTCCTACGGAATCCCGATGCGCGGAGTCGCACCGACATTCCTGTACTACAACAAGCAGGTCCTGGCCGATGCCGGCCTCGAACCCGCCACCACCTGGGATGAGCTTCTCGATCAGGTCGGACCGCTGACGGACGCCGGTGTGACGCCCATCGGGCTCGCCGGTTCCGACAAGTGGCCCACCCAGATGTGGTACCAGTACGTGTTCGACCGCGTCGCAGGTCCGGAGGCCGTGCGTGAGGGACTTCTCGGCGACGGCGATGTCTGGGACAGCGACGAGAGCCGCGAGGCACTCGACGACATCAAGGAGATCGTCGACTCGGGCGCCTTCGGGAACAGCTTCGACTCGGTCACCTATGGCACCGACGGATCGGCGGCGCTCCTGCGCACCGGAAAGTCGGCGTACGAGCTGATGGGCACGTGGCACTACGCCACGATCGCCGGCGGTGACGAGGAGTTCGTCAAGAACGACCTCGGATGGACGGCATTCCCGTCGATCGGTTCGGACAACGCCACGGACATCGCCGGCAACCTCAGCAACTTCTACAACGTCGCCGCCGACACCCGTTACCCCGACACGGTGCGGGACTTCCTCGCCGAGCTCTACAGCGATGACTTCCTGAAGGACCAGCTCGCCCTCGGCAACCTTCCGCCGACGACGAACGCCGCCGACCTGGTCGCCGCCGACACCAGCCTCGACGAGACGAACCGCGAGTTCCTGACCTTCGTGGCCGGCCTCGTCGCCGATGCTCCGGCGTTCCAGCTGTCGTGGGATCAGTTCGTCCCCGCGGCCAGCCAGACTCCGCTGCAGAACGCCATGGCCGACTACTTCAACGGCACGATCGACGCCGACGGCTGGGTCGCCGCCGTGCAATCCGCCACCGCCGCCCAGTAG
- a CDS encoding zinc-dependent alcohol dehydrogenase yields MPSIGPRDVLVRNMRTGICGTDISAFTKGGEALGIFPGGLIGHEFVSEVVEVGAEVRDPAIVPGLRVFVNASTSKRRGEGRSQLEITDSAGGLSQFISVQDAEIGYNLHPLPAHVSWDQAVLIEPFSVANRGANIAKPVPGERALVFGAGAVGLGALANLKAKGVEQVIVSDIVPSKLEVVRRLGGIPVDGREVDPIEFAKERFGVVTNFIDEERADVDIFIDSAGSPNAMSDYLRGGKPGSRMVLVALPPHSFEISQTAFVLQELSILTSLAYSNDDIAEVVRYLEERRYDPSPVITHHFSQEDVVEAFRTVIEKKDEAIKVVVDVHP; encoded by the coding sequence GTGCCTTCCATCGGCCCGAGGGACGTTCTCGTGCGAAACATGCGCACAGGCATCTGCGGCACGGACATCAGCGCCTTCACGAAGGGCGGCGAAGCTCTCGGCATCTTCCCCGGCGGTCTGATCGGTCACGAGTTCGTGTCCGAGGTGGTCGAGGTGGGCGCCGAGGTGCGTGACCCGGCGATCGTCCCGGGACTTCGCGTGTTCGTGAACGCCTCGACCTCGAAGCGACGGGGAGAGGGTCGCTCCCAGCTCGAGATCACCGATTCGGCAGGCGGCCTCTCGCAGTTCATCTCGGTGCAGGATGCCGAGATCGGCTACAACCTGCACCCGCTTCCCGCGCACGTGTCGTGGGACCAGGCCGTGCTGATCGAGCCGTTCTCGGTCGCGAACCGCGGGGCCAACATCGCGAAGCCCGTTCCGGGCGAGCGTGCACTGGTGTTCGGCGCCGGAGCCGTGGGCCTCGGGGCGCTCGCGAACCTGAAGGCCAAAGGGGTCGAGCAGGTCATCGTCTCGGACATCGTCCCGAGCAAGCTGGAGGTCGTGCGACGACTCGGCGGCATCCCGGTCGACGGCAGAGAGGTCGATCCGATCGAGTTCGCCAAGGAGCGCTTCGGAGTCGTGACGAACTTCATCGACGAGGAGCGGGCCGACGTCGACATCTTCATCGACTCGGCAGGGTCACCGAACGCGATGTCGGACTACCTCAGGGGCGGGAAGCCCGGGTCGCGGATGGTGCTCGTCGCACTGCCTCCTCATTCCTTCGAGATCTCGCAGACCGCCTTCGTGCTCCAGGAGCTGTCGATCCTCACCTCGCTCGCATACAGCAACGACGACATCGCCGAGGTGGTGCGGTACCTCGAAGAGAGGCGCTACGACCCGAGTCCGGTCATCACGCACCACTTCTCCCAGGAGGATGTCGTGGAGGCCTTCCGCACGGTCATCGAGAAGAAGGACGAAGCGATCAAGGTCGTCGTCGACGTGCACCCCTGA
- a CDS encoding RICIN domain-containing protein, whose translation MSKHRKLITGFAATLAMLTISGFAASGASAYAPAANVVVPAVSQASCNKSPCILYPKSVQLPSGRLLMAYEESTGPVVGQDLPVYKSDDNGDTWQKLTDIGSPSSQSNAAQYAGLTSNWTNPYFYVLPEDLGPYKKGTVLLSTVASSGQSGSNDRLRSAIVLWASTDSGATWQLISKVAASPTQYSGTQGDTVWQDPVWEPYLMMRNGRLVVFYSDERDVLGVDSTTGVVQFDPADASSPDSGGQILAHTTWDGVGAWTAPVVDVAGVTEVKDGKARLGGGRPGMTNIVPTTDGKWLLTYEYWGGGDNVRYKIVDDPLNFRSVGGAAGTGISALPVPAGANRLAQGGSPVLVTRPDGSIVYNAAGSGSVWVNQSGRSDGVWKEYQTPVAAGYSRNLQYVPATGRIQILQAPWGTGPVTAGQVDLGTSAGTYYTLVNRATGEILSTDADKTQDANLTGDQPDIITWGDNPANATQRWHAVQKGNSVTFLNKAGGRALGIWQGNASAGVRIAQWVDDGGVDKRWNLVTTSDGYVRIQSAQNTSLYMTAAGSHGSVALQSQLPSTNDDLQEWKLVPSS comes from the coding sequence ATGTCGAAGCACAGAAAACTCATCACAGGATTCGCGGCGACGCTCGCGATGCTCACCATCAGCGGGTTCGCGGCCTCGGGGGCCTCGGCCTACGCGCCGGCGGCGAACGTTGTCGTTCCGGCCGTGTCGCAGGCCTCGTGCAACAAGAGCCCCTGCATCCTCTACCCGAAGTCCGTGCAACTGCCCAGCGGGCGGCTGCTCATGGCATACGAGGAGAGCACCGGCCCGGTCGTCGGGCAGGACCTGCCGGTCTACAAGAGCGACGACAACGGCGACACCTGGCAGAAGCTGACCGACATAGGCTCGCCGTCATCGCAGTCGAACGCGGCGCAGTACGCAGGACTCACCAGCAACTGGACCAACCCCTACTTCTACGTGTTGCCCGAGGATCTCGGCCCGTACAAGAAGGGCACGGTCCTGCTGTCGACCGTCGCGTCATCCGGCCAGTCCGGCAGCAACGACCGACTCCGTTCGGCGATCGTCCTGTGGGCGAGCACCGACTCGGGAGCGACCTGGCAGCTGATCTCGAAGGTGGCGGCCAGCCCCACGCAGTATTCGGGCACGCAGGGTGACACGGTCTGGCAGGACCCGGTGTGGGAGCCGTATCTGATGATGCGCAACGGGCGCCTCGTCGTGTTCTACTCCGATGAGCGCGACGTGCTCGGAGTGGATTCCACCACCGGTGTCGTGCAGTTCGATCCGGCCGATGCCTCGTCGCCCGATTCCGGAGGACAGATCCTCGCCCACACGACCTGGGACGGGGTCGGAGCGTGGACGGCTCCGGTCGTCGATGTCGCCGGCGTCACCGAGGTCAAGGACGGCAAGGCCCGTCTGGGTGGAGGACGCCCCGGCATGACGAACATCGTCCCCACGACCGACGGCAAGTGGCTGCTCACGTACGAGTACTGGGGCGGCGGCGACAACGTGCGCTACAAGATCGTCGACGACCCGCTGAACTTCCGTTCGGTCGGCGGCGCGGCGGGCACAGGCATCTCCGCACTTCCCGTTCCGGCGGGCGCGAACAGGCTCGCGCAGGGCGGGAGCCCGGTGCTCGTCACGCGACCCGACGGATCGATCGTCTACAACGCGGCGGGCAGCGGCAGCGTCTGGGTCAACCAGTCGGGTCGGAGCGACGGCGTCTGGAAGGAGTACCAGACTCCGGTGGCCGCCGGCTACAGCCGCAACCTGCAGTACGTCCCCGCCACGGGACGCATCCAGATCCTGCAGGCGCCCTGGGGCACAGGCCCGGTCACCGCGGGGCAGGTCGACCTCGGCACCTCTGCCGGCACCTACTACACGCTGGTGAACCGAGCCACGGGAGAGATCCTCAGCACGGATGCCGACAAGACACAGGATGCGAACCTCACGGGCGACCAGCCCGACATCATCACCTGGGGTGACAACCCCGCCAACGCCACCCAGCGCTGGCACGCGGTGCAGAAGGGGAACTCGGTCACGTTCCTCAACAAGGCAGGTGGTCGCGCACTGGGTATCTGGCAGGGCAACGCCTCTGCAGGCGTGCGGATCGCGCAGTGGGTGGATGACGGTGGCGTCGACAAACGCTGGAACCTCGTCACGACCTCGGACGGATACGTGCGCATCCAGTCCGCGCAGAACACATCGCTCTACATGACGGCGGCAGGATCCCATGGATCCGTCGCGCTGCAATCGCAGCTGCCGTCGACAAACGACGACCTGCAGGAGTGGAAGCTGGTCCCGAGCAGCTGA
- a CDS encoding alkene reductase, whose amino-acid sequence MSLFEPAAFGALPLSNRVVMAPLTRTRADDEGVPTETMVEYYRQRAGQGLIITEGTWPAAEGKSYPGQPGIVTPAQIEGWRRIADAVHEAGGTIVMQLMHGGRVSHPAISGEPRVVAPSALAAPGETHTPEGKAAMPVAHALTLDEIPEVVEQFVQAARNAIAAGLDGVEVHGANGYLVQEFLSPVSNIRDDRYGGSPENRARFAIEVTTAVAEAVGADRTGIRLSPQHNIQGVLEEDDADALATYLAVAEGLAPLGLAFVDILNAAPTSELVQRIRRTLGAPLIINSGFAEPTSRDEATALVTDGWADAVAAGRPVIANPDLVERWRQDAELNEPRPALFYGRTAEGYTDYPSLESVRSGA is encoded by the coding sequence GTGAGTCTTTTCGAGCCCGCCGCCTTCGGCGCCCTTCCGCTGTCCAACCGCGTCGTCATGGCGCCCCTCACCCGCACACGTGCGGATGACGAGGGCGTGCCCACCGAGACGATGGTGGAGTACTACCGTCAGCGCGCGGGCCAGGGGCTCATCATCACCGAGGGCACGTGGCCCGCGGCTGAGGGCAAGTCGTACCCGGGTCAGCCGGGCATCGTGACGCCTGCACAGATCGAGGGCTGGCGTCGCATCGCCGACGCGGTGCACGAGGCCGGCGGCACGATCGTCATGCAGCTCATGCACGGAGGCCGCGTCTCGCACCCCGCCATCTCGGGAGAACCCCGCGTCGTCGCGCCGAGCGCGCTCGCGGCTCCCGGTGAGACGCACACACCCGAGGGCAAGGCGGCCATGCCGGTCGCGCACGCCCTGACCCTCGACGAGATCCCCGAGGTCGTCGAGCAGTTCGTGCAGGCCGCGCGCAACGCGATCGCCGCCGGTCTCGACGGTGTCGAGGTGCACGGAGCCAACGGCTACCTCGTGCAGGAGTTCCTGTCGCCGGTGTCGAACATCCGCGACGACCGGTACGGTGGCTCGCCCGAGAACCGTGCGCGCTTCGCGATCGAGGTCACCACGGCCGTCGCCGAGGCTGTCGGTGCCGACCGTACCGGCATCCGCCTGTCGCCGCAGCACAACATCCAGGGCGTGCTCGAAGAGGACGACGCCGACGCGCTCGCCACCTACCTCGCCGTCGCCGAGGGCCTCGCACCTCTCGGCCTCGCGTTCGTCGACATCCTGAACGCTGCGCCGACGAGCGAGCTCGTGCAGCGCATCCGTCGCACGCTCGGGGCGCCGCTGATCATCAACTCCGGCTTCGCGGAGCCCACGAGCCGTGACGAAGCGACCGCCCTCGTGACGGACGGATGGGCGGATGCCGTCGCCGCCGGCCGCCCGGTGATCGCGAACCCCGACCTGGTCGAGCGCTGGCGTCAGGATGCCGAGCTCAACGAGCCCCGGCCCGCGCTGTTCTACGGTCGGACCGCCGAGGGGTACACCGACTACCCCTCGCTGGAGAGCGTCCGCTCCGGAGCCTGA
- a CDS encoding MarR family winged helix-turn-helix transcriptional regulator has protein sequence MSASSDEHAGPDAPDAPDRHAASDGDLDLDEAVSRVEHELGRLFARIRVSWREAATTVHPDLQPLGYQVLTSIATGKATSAGAIIERLQTDKTAVSRQVRQLEQLGLVESVRDPDDRRARVLVATELAQERVTAARSRYEARLAERLGRWSQADLDRFAEMLAELGGGASDRTDGKTPAS, from the coding sequence ATGAGTGCCTCTTCCGACGAACACGCCGGACCCGACGCTCCCGACGCTCCCGACCGGCATGCCGCGTCCGACGGGGACCTCGATCTCGACGAGGCGGTGTCGCGGGTCGAGCACGAACTCGGGCGGCTCTTCGCCCGCATCCGGGTGAGCTGGCGCGAAGCGGCGACGACCGTGCATCCCGATCTGCAGCCCCTCGGATACCAGGTGCTGACGTCGATCGCGACGGGCAAGGCCACATCGGCCGGAGCGATCATCGAACGTCTGCAGACCGACAAGACCGCCGTGAGTCGTCAGGTGCGCCAGCTCGAGCAGCTCGGGCTCGTCGAGAGCGTGCGAGACCCCGACGATCGCCGTGCGCGTGTGCTCGTCGCCACCGAGCTGGCACAGGAGCGGGTCACGGCCGCACGTTCACGCTACGAGGCCAGGCTCGCCGAGCGCCTCGGCCGCTGGTCGCAGGCGGACCTCGATCGCTTCGCCGAGATGCTCGCGGAGCTCGGCGGCGGAGCATCCGATCGGACGGATGGCAAGACCCCGGCATCCTGA
- a CDS encoding ABC transporter substrate-binding protein: MTSRAPKTWLTACLLAVSTTVALAGCATSDPTSSGGDAAEGDAIIVGSFAFPESEILGEIYAQALEAEGFDVSTKFNIGPRQQTIPALQDGSINLIPEYNGNLLAYYDTAYEERTTEDVDAALPDAVGADDLQVLDSAAAEDKDAYVVTKKTAEDNDLTAIGDLKALEPFSLASNPQFGELGYGIPGLRDVYGVGVDAGQVTFVPYEDFGGPDTVQALVDGTVQVADIYTTSPAIKAEDLVVLEDPENMISAQNVIPLLSKDIYTDKLAEVLNAISAKLTTDDLIDLRERVEGDEKASAATAAEEWLTAAGLLDK, translated from the coding sequence ATGACCTCTCGAGCCCCCAAGACCTGGCTGACAGCCTGCCTGCTCGCTGTCAGCACCACCGTCGCACTCGCCGGATGCGCGACCTCCGACCCGACGTCCTCCGGCGGTGACGCTGCCGAGGGCGACGCCATCATCGTGGGTTCCTTCGCCTTCCCCGAGAGCGAGATCCTCGGTGAGATCTACGCGCAGGCGCTCGAGGCCGAAGGCTTCGACGTGTCGACCAAGTTCAACATCGGTCCGCGACAGCAGACGATTCCCGCCCTGCAGGACGGCTCGATCAACCTCATCCCCGAGTACAACGGCAACCTGCTGGCGTACTACGACACGGCCTACGAGGAACGCACGACAGAGGATGTCGACGCTGCACTGCCGGATGCCGTGGGCGCAGATGACCTGCAGGTGCTCGACTCGGCTGCGGCTGAGGACAAGGACGCCTACGTGGTGACGAAGAAGACCGCCGAGGACAACGACCTCACGGCCATCGGCGACCTGAAGGCGCTGGAGCCCTTCTCGCTGGCCTCGAACCCGCAGTTCGGCGAGCTCGGCTACGGCATCCCGGGCCTGCGCGACGTCTACGGCGTGGGCGTGGACGCAGGGCAGGTCACGTTCGTCCCCTACGAGGACTTCGGCGGCCCCGACACGGTGCAGGCGCTCGTCGACGGCACGGTGCAGGTCGCGGACATATACACGACTTCGCCGGCGATCAAGGCCGAGGATCTCGTCGTCCTCGAGGACCCCGAGAACATGATCTCGGCGCAGAACGTCATCCCGCTGCTCTCGAAGGACATCTACACCGACAAGCTGGCCGAGGTGCTCAACGCGATCTCGGCGAAGCTCACGACCGACGACCTGATCGATCTGCGCGAACGGGTCGAGGGAGACGAGAAGGCGTCGGCTGCGACGGCAGCGGAAGAGTGGCTCACCGCCGCGGGCCTGCTCGACAAATGA
- a CDS encoding ABC transporter permease, with protein MNFFLDAIAWIFDPANWVPGSQSPLPIGDRLVEHLLYSGVSLAIAILIALPLGFYIGHTGHGRQFVIGFTGAMRALPTLGLLFFLTMVLRSGLSTTPAVLVGSVIAFVLLAIPSLLAGAYAGLESVGRESIDAARSIGMTEMQILRKVEIPLGLPVIIGGIRSATLQVIATVTIASYVGLGGLGRIISSGIGLNDYTVILGGALLVTVLALSVDGVFALLQRLTRTRGQTPRPLRSVQRHRSDAAPAPILDERTPA; from the coding sequence ATGAACTTCTTCCTCGACGCCATCGCCTGGATCTTCGACCCGGCCAACTGGGTGCCGGGCTCGCAGAGCCCGCTGCCCATCGGCGACCGACTCGTCGAGCACCTCCTCTACTCGGGTGTCTCGCTCGCCATAGCGATACTGATCGCCCTTCCGCTCGGCTTCTACATCGGGCACACCGGGCACGGTCGGCAGTTCGTGATCGGCTTCACCGGGGCCATGCGCGCTCTCCCGACGCTCGGCCTCCTGTTCTTCCTCACCATGGTGCTGCGCTCCGGTCTCAGCACCACCCCGGCCGTTCTCGTCGGCTCCGTCATCGCTTTCGTCCTGTTGGCGATACCGTCGTTGCTCGCCGGTGCCTACGCCGGGCTCGAGAGCGTCGGCAGGGAATCGATCGACGCGGCGCGGTCGATCGGGATGACCGAGATGCAGATCCTGCGCAAGGTCGAGATCCCCCTCGGGTTGCCGGTGATCATCGGCGGGATCCGCTCGGCCACACTGCAGGTCATCGCGACGGTGACGATCGCGTCGTACGTCGGGCTCGGTGGTCTCGGGCGCATCATCTCCTCCGGCATCGGCCTCAACGACTACACCGTGATCCTCGGTGGGGCGCTCCTGGTCACCGTTCTCGCGCTGAGCGTCGACGGTGTCTTCGCCCTTCTCCAACGTCTCACCCGCACTCGGGGGCAGACGCCCCGTCCCCTCCGCAGCGTGCAGCGACACAGATCGGATGCCGCCCCGGCGCCGATCCTCGACGAAAGGACCCCCGCATGA
- a CDS encoding ABC transporter permease, protein MNWIASNLDLILDLTINHVRLAIIPILLGFLIAVPLGWVASRNRVARTFIITTGSLLYTIPSLPLFVILPVILGTRILDDTNLVVALTIYAVAIMLRSATDAFGSVDRSIIDSAKAIGFSRGGRFWRVEFPLAGPVLIAGLRVVSVSTIALVSVGVIIGSENLGYLFQNGKQRGILEEVVVGIVMSLLIALVFDMILVATGRILMPWSRAADVRAQRGDTDAGTDTDSGSDSIRRVLAPPGTGA, encoded by the coding sequence GTGAACTGGATCGCCTCCAACCTCGACCTGATCCTCGATCTCACGATCAATCATGTCCGTCTGGCGATCATTCCCATCCTCCTCGGCTTCCTGATCGCGGTGCCGCTCGGGTGGGTGGCCAGTCGCAATCGGGTCGCCAGGACGTTCATCATCACCACGGGCAGCCTGCTCTACACGATCCCGTCCCTGCCGCTGTTCGTCATCCTGCCGGTCATCCTCGGCACCCGGATCCTCGATGACACGAACCTGGTCGTGGCACTCACGATCTACGCGGTCGCGATCATGCTTCGCTCGGCGACCGACGCATTCGGATCGGTCGATCGCTCGATCATCGACTCGGCGAAGGCCATCGGGTTCTCGCGAGGCGGCCGGTTCTGGCGGGTCGAGTTCCCGCTCGCGGGCCCGGTGCTGATCGCCGGCCTCCGAGTCGTCTCCGTGTCGACCATCGCCCTCGTCTCGGTGGGCGTCATCATCGGCTCGGAGAACCTCGGCTACCTCTTCCAGAACGGCAAACAGCGCGGCATCCTCGAGGAGGTCGTCGTCGGGATCGTCATGAGTCTGCTCATCGCTCTCGTCTTCGACATGATCCTGGTGGCGACCGGCCGGATTCTGATGCCGTGGAGTCGAGCCGCCGATGTGCGCGCGCAGCGCGGCGACACCGATGCCGGGACCGATACCGATTCCGGGTCCGACAGCATCCGTCGGGTTCTCGCGCCACCGGGTACGGGGGCCTGA
- a CDS encoding MarR family winged helix-turn-helix transcriptional regulator, producing MVTSEAPASLDVDTALGDLQTHLNLIFARTRTLWKESAARIDPELQVGGYKLLTFIERAETANAHELAERFEMDKSVISRQVRMLEDLGLIESRPDERDGRLRVLTATPSARAVLAELRRDHATRLRTVVAELTQDEIHAASKVFRLLSEV from the coding sequence ATGGTCACCTCGGAAGCGCCGGCGTCGCTCGACGTCGACACCGCACTCGGCGATCTGCAGACGCATCTGAACCTCATCTTCGCGAGGACCAGGACGCTCTGGAAGGAGTCGGCTGCACGCATCGACCCCGAGCTGCAGGTCGGCGGCTACAAGCTGTTGACCTTCATCGAGCGGGCCGAGACCGCCAATGCGCACGAGCTCGCCGAGCGCTTCGAGATGGACAAGTCGGTCATCAGCCGCCAGGTCCGGATGCTGGAGGACCTGGGGCTGATCGAGTCGCGTCCTGACGAGCGCGACGGGCGACTGCGCGTGCTGACGGCCACCCCGTCGGCACGCGCGGTGCTCGCCGAGCTGCGTCGCGACCATGCCACGCGGCTGCGCACCGTCGTCGCCGAGTTGACGCAAGACGAGATCCACGCCGCATCCAAGGTCTTCCGGCTGCTCTCGGAGGTCTGA